DNA from Kitasatospora herbaricolor:
CCGGGCCTCGATGCCGGTGCCGACCCCGACGTCGAGCAGGTCGGGAGCGTCCCGGCCCGGGCAGGCGGCGATGATCCGGCGCACCAGGGCGTCGGGATAGCGCGGCCGGGTGCGGTCGTAGCGTTCGGCGTCCGTACCGAAGGACTCGGCGAGCGGCCGGTGGTGGTGCGGCTGGTCCTGCGGGGGAGAGGCCTCCGGAGGCGGTAAAGTGGGCATGTGCCCATTCATAGTGGGCATGCGCCCACTCGTCAACGGGTTCGGCCACGGGCCGGAGAGGGAGAGCCGCACCATGCCGACGGGGGTAGCCATCCGCGACGCGCGCGAGCAGCTGTTCGACGCCGCCGAGCGCGTCCTGCTGCGCAGCGGGCCCAACGCACTGACCAGCCGGGCGGTCACCACCGAGGCGGGCTGCGCCAAGGGCGTCCTGCACCGGCACTTCGCCGACTTCGACGCCTTCCTCGCCGAACTCGTGCTCGACCGCACCGCCCGGATCGACGGGCAGTCCGCCGCGCTGCGCGCCCGGGCGGGCGAGGGCACCGTCACCGGCAACCTCACCGAGGCGCTGGCCACCCTGTTCGAATCGGTCGCGGTGGCCGTCGTCGGCCTGGTCATCTCCCGGGACGAGCTCCGGGCCAGGCTCCGCCCGCAGGTGCCGGCCGGCGTCCCGCTGCTCGCCGAGGCCACCACGATGATCGCCACGTACCTCGCCGCCGAGCGGGAGGTGGGCCGGATCGCCGCGGACGCGGACGTCGACACCGTCGCCCCCACCCTGATCGGGGCCGGCCACCTGCTCTTCGCCGGCGCCACCGGTGCGCCGCCCGGGAGCGAGGTGCTCAGCAGGACCGTCGCCACCGTCCTCGCGGGGGTGCTGCCGCGCCCGACGGGCTGAGCAGCCGGGCCGGCGGACAGGACGGGCAAGGACCTGGCGCCTGCCGCACCGCGGTGGTCCGGAGCCGTCCGGCGGTGGTCACGGCATGCCGTGCACCTGGATCAGGGCGTGCGTGCCGCTGGTCCGCCACGGGGCGCCGTAGGCGTCCAGGTCGGTCACCACCCGTTCGTCCAGGCCGACCACCACGTCCGACTTCAGCGTACGCAAGGCCGCGACGGGGGAGGGGAAGTGACCGGCCGCGCCGGCGAACGGGGTGATGGCGGGCCAGAGCTGGTCGCCGACCAGCCGGCGGTAGTTGAGGTCGCCCTTGAGGACCGTCACCGCCGCGCCCGCGAACTCGGCCCGCAGATCCGGCGGCATGTCCCGGTAGGGCAGCGGCGCGCAGAAGAACGGATGGGTGCGGACGACCAGCCGGCGGGTGTGCATGGCCTGCCAGAGCCGCTGGCCGGCCCGCCCGGCCTCGGGCTCGGGCGAGGAGCGCAGCCGCCGGAGCGCGGCCAGGACGTCGGCCATGGTCGCGTCGGACACGTAGTACGGGTACGGCTTCACGTAGAGCACCACCTCGGCGGCCAGGGCCTCGGTGAGCAGGTGGTCGACCAGGACGAGGTCCGGCAGCAGTTCGCGGCCGGCGTTGTCCGCGACCAGGCAGACCCGCCCCCGCCCCGCGGCGGCCGGCGCCGCGAACAGCAGCCGGCTGTCGTCCGCGACCAGCCCCGCCGGGCGGCCCGCCACCGGGGCGGCCGTGAGACCGAAGCCGAGGTCCGCGCGGTTGCCCCAGAGGGCCGAGGCCAGCAGGGCCTCCGTCCGCTGCGCGGGTGCGAGCCCCCGCAGCTCGCCCAGGGCCGCGAGCTCCTCGTCGACCGCCGGCCCGGCCAGTTCGGCGTCCTTGAAGGGGGCGAACGGATCGACCCCGCGCCAGGCGCCCGACCCGAAGTAGCCGGTGGCCGCCAGCAGCCGGCGGTAGAAGTAGCTCTCGGCCCAGAGGAACGGCGCCTCGCCCCAGGGGGTGCCCCAGACGTCCCGGCCCCACTCCAGCCAGAGTCCGTGGTCGTCGCCGTCGTCGGTCAGCGGCCGCAGCAGGCCGGTGGTGCTTTCCGCGAGCAGGTCCTCGACCGCAGCCCGTTCGGCGGGTCCGTAGGGCAGCGCGTCGAGCACCTGCTGGACGAGCTTCGGGTGGCGCTCGTGGAAGACGCTCCAGGGGAAGGAGCCGGGGACGTCGCTGCGGATGGTGGGCGCCGGTGACACGTGGGTGGCTGTCCTTCGGTACGGGGCTGCCGCGCGGGGAGCGCTGGTCGGGCCCAGTCTCGCACCGTCCGGCGGGCGATCCCCGGACCGGCGGCCGGACGGCCGGGGTGCCGAGCCGCGCGGTCACCCGACCGGCGGGTCGGACCTTCGCGCGGGCACCGGGAACGCCGACGGGCGGGGGTGCCGCGTGTCGCCACACGGCACCCCCGCCCGCCCCCTTCCCCGGATCGGCGGAGGGTCAACCCGCCCCGCACGTCGCCTCCGTGACGGCGGGTCCGGCCGGCGCTACGGTTCCCCCCGGGCGGGCGGCGGACGGTCTCACCCGCCGGCCGCCCGCCCGCCCGGGGCCCTCCCTCACCCCGGTCCGCGCCGATCCCTGCCGTCCGCCCACTGAACCCCTCTCGGGCGGGCGGCGTTTCCGGCCGCGGCCCGTCCCCCAACGGGCCGCGGTGGCTTGTCGCCGGGTCAGATGCGCTGCCAGAGGGCCGGCACGATGGGCGGCTCCCAGCCGGTCTGGGCCTGGTGGCCCTGCAGGCAGCGGTAGCTGATCCCGCCGTAGGTGACGATGTCGCCGGCCTGGTAGACGGTGCCGGCCGCCCAGGTCCCGCCGCCCTGGCCGCCGCCGACGACCAGCGAGTAGGTGGTGCTGTGGGTGGCGGAGCCGGTGCCGGTCACGGTGATGGTGTACGTGCCGGCGGCGGTGCTCGCGCCGACCGAGACGGTCATCGTGGCCGAGGAGCCGGACTGCACCGAGGCCGGGCTGAAGGAGACCGTGGTGCCGCTCGGCTGGCCGGAGGCGGTGAGGTTCACCGTCTGGGCGCTGCCGGAGGTGGTGGCGGTGGCCACGGTGGCGGTGGTGGAGCCGCCGGCGGTGGTGTTGCCGGTCGTCGGGTTCACCGAGAGGGAGAAGTCGTTGGCGGGAGTGGTTCCTCCGACCGAGGTCTTCCACAGGGTGTACGCGACGCCGTCGGCGCTGCGGTCCAGCACGGTGGCGTTGATGTTGCTGCTGGTGTCGCAGGCCGAGTGGTAGCAGGAGTCGTAGGCCCGGTTCGCGGTGCCGCCCCACTTGGCCGCCTGGGCGGAGGTCTTGACGGCGCTGGCGCCG
Protein-coding regions in this window:
- a CDS encoding damage-control phosphatase ARMT1 family protein: MSPAPTIRSDVPGSFPWSVFHERHPKLVQQVLDALPYGPAERAAVEDLLAESTTGLLRPLTDDGDDHGLWLEWGRDVWGTPWGEAPFLWAESYFYRRLLAATGYFGSGAWRGVDPFAPFKDAELAGPAVDEELAALGELRGLAPAQRTEALLASALWGNRADLGFGLTAAPVAGRPAGLVADDSRLLFAAPAAAGRGRVCLVADNAGRELLPDLVLVDHLLTEALAAEVVLYVKPYPYYVSDATMADVLAALRRLRSSPEPEAGRAGQRLWQAMHTRRLVVRTHPFFCAPLPYRDMPPDLRAEFAGAAVTVLKGDLNYRRLVGDQLWPAITPFAGAAGHFPSPVAALRTLKSDVVVGLDERVVTDLDAYGAPWRTSGTHALIQVHGMP
- a CDS encoding TetR/AcrR family transcriptional regulator, with the protein product MPTGVAIRDAREQLFDAAERVLLRSGPNALTSRAVTTEAGCAKGVLHRHFADFDAFLAELVLDRTARIDGQSAALRARAGEGTVTGNLTEALATLFESVAVAVVGLVISRDELRARLRPQVPAGVPLLAEATTMIATYLAAEREVGRIAADADVDTVAPTLIGAGHLLFAGATGAPPGSEVLSRTVATVLAGVLPRPTG